The Streptomyces sp. NBC_01268 genome window below encodes:
- a CDS encoding slipin family protein gives MIQELLMAVVGAGAAVAVYAGAAARVVKQYERGVVFRFGRLVDRERQPGFQMIVPLVERMHKVNMQIVTMPVPAQEGITRDNVTVRVDAVVYFKVVDAADALVRVEDYKFAVSQMAQTSLRSIIGKSDLDDLLSNREKLNQGLELMLDSPAMGWGVAIDRVEIKDVSLPETMKRSMARQAEADRERRARLINADAELQASKKLAEAAHQMEDAPSALQLRLLQTVMAVAAEKNSTLVLPIPVELLRFLERAGGGAEPAQAQKQTQAQAQAPQPAPPPPPAVLPPSDAYLKGAADAAEGIEDLTGASVEPVPQKGDGGP, from the coding sequence ATGATCCAAGAGCTGTTGATGGCAGTCGTGGGGGCGGGGGCGGCGGTCGCGGTGTACGCGGGCGCCGCGGCGCGGGTGGTGAAACAGTACGAGCGCGGTGTGGTGTTCCGCTTCGGGCGGCTCGTCGACAGGGAGCGCCAGCCCGGCTTCCAGATGATCGTCCCGCTGGTCGAGCGCATGCACAAGGTCAACATGCAGATCGTCACCATGCCCGTGCCGGCCCAGGAGGGCATCACCCGGGACAACGTGACGGTGCGGGTCGACGCGGTCGTCTACTTCAAGGTCGTGGACGCGGCGGACGCGCTGGTGCGGGTGGAGGACTACAAGTTCGCCGTCTCGCAGATGGCGCAGACCTCGCTGCGGTCGATCATCGGCAAGAGCGACCTCGACGACCTGCTGTCCAACCGCGAGAAGCTCAACCAGGGCCTGGAGCTGATGCTCGACAGCCCGGCGATGGGCTGGGGCGTCGCGATCGACCGGGTGGAGATCAAGGACGTCTCGCTGCCGGAGACGATGAAGCGCTCGATGGCCCGGCAGGCCGAGGCGGACCGGGAGCGGCGTGCCCGGCTGATCAACGCGGACGCGGAGCTGCAGGCCTCGAAGAAGCTGGCGGAGGCGGCGCACCAGATGGAGGACGCGCCCTCCGCGCTCCAACTGCGGCTGCTGCAGACGGTGATGGCGGTGGCGGCGGAGAAGAACTCGACCCTGGTCCTGCCGATCCCGGTCGAACTCCTCCGCTTCCTGGAACGCGCGGGCGGCGGGGCGGAGCCGGCACAGGCGCAGAAGCAGACACAGGCGCAGGCGCAGGCGCCGCAGCCGGCACCACCGCCCCCACCGGCGGTGCTGCCGCCCTCCGACGCGTACCTGAAGGGCGCGGCGGACGCGGCGGAGGGGATCGAGGATCTGACGGGGGCGTCGGTGGAGCCGGTGCCGCAGAAGGGCGACGGGGGTCCCTGA
- a CDS encoding proline--tRNA ligase, producing the protein MANAPVQRMSKLMAKTLRDDPADAEVLSHKLLVRAGYVRRTAAGIWSWLPLGKKVLANVERVVREEMDAIGAQEVSLPALLPREPYEATGRWDEYGAELFRLQDRKGGDYLLGPTHEEIFTLLVKDQASSYKDLPVILYQIQSKFRDEARPRAGILRGREFLMKDSYSFDTEDEGLAHSYALHRQAYQRVFERLGLDYRICAATAGAMGGSKSEEFLAPAEAGEDTFADCPNCDFAANTEAITYALQAVDGSAVPAAEEIPTPDTPTIETLAASLGVPASATLKNLLVKVDGEIVAVGVPGDREVDLGKVEAHFAPAAVEMVTEADFAERSDLVRGYVGPQGLGKVKYIADPRVAPGTAWITGANKAGTHTKNVVAGRDFEVEEYVDVVVVQDGDPCPKCGTGLKLDRAIEIGHIFQLGRKYADALKLDVLGQNGKPVRVTMGSYGIGVSRAVAALAEQTADDKGLCWPAEIAPADVHVVAAGKAQQIELALEVSDKLAAAGLRVLVDDRAGVSPGVKFTDAELMGVPKILVAGRRAAEGIVELKDRRTGDREELPVDEAIARLSA; encoded by the coding sequence ATGGCCAACGCACCGGTCCAGCGCATGTCGAAGTTGATGGCGAAGACGCTGCGCGACGACCCGGCGGACGCCGAGGTCCTCAGCCACAAGCTGCTCGTCCGCGCGGGCTACGTCCGCCGCACCGCCGCCGGCATCTGGAGCTGGCTGCCGCTGGGCAAGAAGGTCCTCGCCAACGTCGAGCGCGTCGTCCGCGAGGAGATGGACGCCATCGGCGCCCAGGAGGTCTCCCTGCCGGCCCTGCTGCCCCGCGAGCCCTACGAGGCCACCGGCCGCTGGGACGAGTACGGCGCCGAGCTGTTCCGCCTCCAGGACCGCAAGGGCGGCGACTACCTCCTCGGTCCGACCCACGAGGAGATCTTCACCCTCCTGGTGAAGGACCAGGCGTCCTCCTACAAGGACCTTCCGGTCATCCTCTACCAGATCCAGTCGAAGTTCCGCGACGAGGCCCGCCCCCGCGCCGGCATCCTGCGCGGCCGCGAGTTCCTCATGAAGGACTCGTACTCCTTCGACACCGAGGACGAGGGCCTCGCGCACTCCTACGCCCTGCACCGCCAGGCGTACCAGCGCGTCTTCGAGCGCCTCGGCCTCGACTACCGCATCTGCGCCGCCACCGCGGGCGCGATGGGCGGCTCGAAGTCCGAGGAGTTCCTCGCCCCGGCCGAGGCCGGCGAGGACACCTTCGCCGACTGCCCGAACTGCGACTTCGCCGCCAACACCGAGGCGATCACCTACGCGCTCCAGGCCGTGGACGGCTCCGCGGTCCCGGCCGCCGAGGAGATCCCCACCCCCGACACCCCGACCATCGAGACCCTCGCCGCCTCCCTCGGCGTCCCGGCCTCCGCCACGCTGAAGAACCTCCTCGTGAAGGTCGACGGCGAGATCGTCGCCGTCGGCGTGCCCGGCGACCGCGAGGTCGACCTCGGCAAGGTCGAGGCCCACTTCGCCCCCGCGGCGGTCGAGATGGTCACCGAGGCCGACTTCGCCGAGCGCTCCGACCTGGTCCGCGGCTACGTCGGTCCGCAGGGCCTGGGGAAGGTGAAGTACATCGCCGACCCGCGCGTCGCCCCGGGCACGGCGTGGATCACCGGCGCCAACAAGGCCGGCACCCACACCAAGAACGTCGTCGCGGGCCGCGACTTCGAGGTCGAGGAGTACGTCGACGTCGTCGTCGTCCAGGACGGCGACCCCTGCCCGAAGTGCGGCACGGGCCTGAAGCTGGACCGCGCGATCGAGATCGGCCACATCTTCCAGCTCGGCCGCAAGTACGCGGACGCGCTCAAGCTGGACGTCCTCGGCCAGAACGGCAAGCCGGTCCGCGTGACCATGGGCTCCTACGGCATCGGCGTCTCCCGCGCCGTCGCCGCCCTCGCCGAGCAGACCGCCGACGACAAGGGCCTGTGCTGGCCCGCCGAGATCGCCCCGGCCGACGTCCACGTCGTCGCGGCCGGCAAGGCCCAGCAGATCGAGCTCGCCCTGGAGGTCTCCGACAAGCTGGCCGCCGCCGGCCTGCGCGTCCTCGTCGACGACCGCGCGGGCGTCTCCCCGGGCGTCAAGTTCACCGACGCCGAGCTCATGGGCGTCCCGAAGATCCTCGTCGCCGGCCGCCGCGCCGCCGAGGGCATCGTCGAGCTGAAGGACCGCCGCACCGGCGACCGCGAGGAGCTCCCGGTCGACGAGGCGATCGCCCGCCTGAGCGCCTGA
- a CDS encoding GNAT family N-acetyltransferase — protein sequence MLTQTSTRVLEPADLGAALAVLESAPVENAFVTARVQIAGLDPWRLGGEMWGWYADGQLRSLCYSGANLVPLCATPEAVRAFADRARRVGRRCSSIVGPAEPTAQLWRLLEPGWGPARDVRAHQPLMVAEGPSTTVAPDPLVRRVRKDEMEVIMPACVAMFTEEVGISPMSGDGGLLYQARVAELVGSGRSFARIEDGKVVFKAEIGAATRQACQIQGVWVAPEHRGRGLSETGMAAVLQYALADVAPLVSLYVNDYNTPARAAYRRVGFDEVGAFMSVLF from the coding sequence GTGTTGACGCAGACCTCCACCCGGGTCCTCGAACCCGCCGACCTCGGCGCCGCGCTCGCCGTCCTGGAGAGCGCCCCCGTCGAGAACGCCTTCGTGACCGCCCGCGTCCAGATCGCCGGCCTCGACCCCTGGCGCCTCGGCGGCGAGATGTGGGGCTGGTACGCCGACGGGCAGCTGCGCTCGCTCTGCTACTCCGGCGCCAACCTGGTCCCCCTCTGCGCCACCCCCGAGGCCGTCCGCGCCTTCGCCGACCGCGCCCGCCGGGTCGGCCGCCGCTGCTCCTCGATCGTCGGCCCCGCCGAACCCACGGCCCAGCTCTGGCGGCTCCTGGAGCCCGGCTGGGGCCCCGCCCGTGACGTCCGCGCCCACCAGCCCCTGATGGTCGCCGAGGGGCCCTCCACCACCGTCGCCCCCGACCCGCTGGTCCGCCGGGTCCGCAAGGACGAGATGGAGGTGATCATGCCCGCCTGCGTCGCCATGTTCACCGAGGAGGTCGGGATCTCCCCGATGTCCGGCGACGGCGGCCTCCTCTACCAGGCCCGCGTCGCCGAGCTCGTCGGCTCCGGCCGCTCCTTCGCCCGCATCGAGGACGGCAAGGTCGTCTTCAAGGCCGAGATCGGCGCCGCCACCCGCCAGGCCTGCCAGATCCAGGGTGTCTGGGTCGCCCCCGAACACCGCGGCCGCGGCCTCTCCGAGACCGGCATGGCCGCCGTCCTCCAGTACGCGCTCGCCGACGTCGCCCCCCTGGTCAGCCTCTACGTGAACGACTACAACACCCCTGCCAGGGCCGCGTACCGCCGTGTCGGCTTCGACGAGGTCGGCGCCTTCATGAGCGTGCTGTTCTGA
- a CDS encoding GNAT family N-acetyltransferase: protein MDDTKVVIGPVNLAARVDEALDVQAQAFGLEADEIVVRRHIVLRHLLNPGACAFGATTPDGRLVGFVYGMPNDRTHWWSTIVEPYLRTSGSQGWLDDSFVITELHVHPAFQGRGIGRELITTITDGSELPRSILSAIDTDSPARGLYASLGYVDLARQVHFPSAPRPYAVMGAPLPLRRGN from the coding sequence ATGGATGACACGAAGGTCGTGATCGGGCCCGTCAATCTCGCCGCGCGCGTGGACGAGGCGCTCGACGTGCAGGCCCAGGCCTTCGGGCTCGAAGCGGACGAGATCGTCGTGCGCCGCCACATCGTGCTGCGCCACCTGCTCAACCCCGGCGCCTGCGCCTTCGGGGCGACCACGCCCGACGGCAGGCTCGTCGGCTTCGTGTACGGGATGCCCAACGACCGCACCCACTGGTGGTCCACGATCGTCGAACCGTATCTGCGCACCAGCGGCAGCCAGGGCTGGCTCGACGACTCCTTCGTCATCACCGAGCTGCACGTCCACCCGGCCTTCCAGGGCCGCGGCATCGGCCGCGAGCTGATCACCACCATCACCGACGGCTCCGAGCTGCCCCGCTCCATCCTCTCCGCCATCGACACCGACAGCCCAGCCCGCGGCCTGTACGCCTCCCTGGGCTACGTCGACCTCGCCCGGCAGGTCCACTTCCCCAGCGCGCCCCGCCCGTACGCGGTCATGGGCGCACCCCTGCCGCTCAGGCGCGGGAACTGA